One Pantoea eucalypti genomic region harbors:
- a CDS encoding PTS sugar transporter subunit IIC has product MNSVIDFLVKDLLGQASILIAFIALIGLLLQKKSAGKVVEGTFKTLLGFLIMMAGINIIVGTLTFLNTIFTHGFGMRGYITDVAAIAGLANRELGSEVALTLLVIFIVNIIIARLTPFKYIFLTGQALLWMATIGAVIGYKAGLTGLPLILTGGIFGGIMAVVMPALAQPVVRRITDSDDVALGHFCTIGYLVTAAVAKVVGKGSRSTEDLKLPDNFKFLQDTYLSMALVMVPMYLIPAVAAGPAFIAQYSNGMNYLMYAFMQSIQFVAGVFVLYSGVRLLLNELVPAFRGIAMRVVPDAKPALDCPVMFPYAPNAVIVGFLATTLGSIVGMLVFPMFGLAMILPGLLTNFFAGGTAGVFGNAMGGRRGAMIGGFVHGLFITILPAILVPMLESYGFTGVTFSDSDVISTGLVLGHAFQNNWLFVALFIAFVTALAWFVNGKSTKPQEEKIHETL; this is encoded by the coding sequence ATGAATAGTGTGATCGACTTCCTGGTAAAAGATCTGCTGGGGCAGGCCTCAATTCTGATCGCGTTTATTGCGCTGATTGGTCTGCTGCTGCAGAAGAAATCAGCAGGCAAGGTGGTGGAAGGCACCTTTAAAACCCTGCTCGGCTTTTTAATTATGATGGCGGGTATCAATATTATTGTGGGGACGCTGACGTTCCTCAATACCATTTTTACCCACGGCTTTGGTATGCGCGGCTATATCACCGATGTAGCCGCTATCGCCGGACTGGCTAACCGTGAGCTGGGATCTGAAGTGGCGCTGACGCTGCTGGTGATCTTTATCGTCAATATCATCATCGCGCGGCTGACACCGTTTAAGTACATCTTCCTGACCGGCCAGGCTCTGTTATGGATGGCGACGATTGGCGCTGTCATCGGCTACAAAGCGGGGCTGACTGGCCTGCCGCTGATCCTGACCGGCGGCATCTTCGGCGGGATTATGGCGGTCGTGATGCCCGCACTGGCACAGCCGGTGGTGCGGCGTATCACCGACTCCGACGATGTGGCGCTGGGTCACTTCTGCACCATTGGCTATCTGGTCACGGCGGCGGTCGCCAAAGTGGTGGGCAAAGGATCGCGCTCCACCGAAGACCTGAAGCTGCCCGATAACTTTAAGTTTCTGCAGGATACCTATCTGTCGATGGCGCTGGTGATGGTGCCGATGTACCTGATCCCCGCCGTGGCGGCCGGTCCGGCATTCATTGCCCAGTACAGCAACGGCATGAACTACCTGATGTACGCCTTTATGCAGTCGATTCAGTTCGTGGCCGGGGTCTTTGTGCTCTACAGCGGTGTCCGCCTGCTGCTCAACGAGCTGGTGCCTGCCTTCCGGGGCATCGCCATGCGCGTGGTACCCGATGCCAAACCGGCGCTGGACTGCCCGGTGATGTTTCCTTACGCCCCGAACGCGGTGATTGTCGGATTCCTCGCCACCACGCTCGGCTCCATCGTTGGCATGCTCGTCTTCCCGATGTTTGGACTGGCGATGATCCTGCCGGGACTGCTGACCAACTTCTTTGCCGGGGGCACCGCCGGGGTCTTTGGTAATGCCATGGGCGGACGACGCGGCGCGATGATCGGCGGCTTCGTCCACGGACTCTTTATCACCATTCTGCCCGCCATCCTGGTGCCAATGCTGGAGAGCTACGGCTTCACCGGCGTGACCTTCAGTGACTCCGACGTCATCAGTACCGGCCTGGTGCTCGGCCACGCCTTCCAGAATAACTGGCTGTTCGTCGCCCTGTTTATTGCTTTTGTTACCGCGCTTGCCTGGTTTGTTAACGGCAAATCCACCAAACCTCAAGAGGAAAAAATCCATGAAACTTTATAA
- a CDS encoding PTS sugar transporter subunit IIB translates to MLKILCVCGCGLGSSFAIEMSAKAVLKKLEIEADIDHTTISEANAFKSDMILTQKAFADVLNADASPEQIKRVIILNRLTDKVEIEQKILAFLKERNEKVAAHE, encoded by the coding sequence ATGCTGAAAATATTATGTGTCTGTGGTTGTGGATTAGGATCCAGTTTTGCGATTGAGATGAGCGCAAAAGCAGTATTAAAAAAACTGGAAATTGAGGCCGATATCGATCACACCACCATTTCAGAAGCGAATGCATTTAAGTCAGATATGATCCTGACGCAAAAAGCCTTTGCCGATGTATTAAATGCCGACGCCAGTCCGGAACAGATTAAACGGGTCATTATTCTTAACCGGCTCACCGATAAAGTGGAAATAGAGCAGAAGATCCTGGCCTTTTTAAAAGAACGTAACGAGAAGGTCGCTGCCCATGAATAG